The genome window GGCTGAGACGCGCCTGTTTCTGGAATTTCTTGACCACACGGTCGCGCTTCAGCTTCGACAGGTAATCGATGAACAGCGCACCGTCGAGGTGATCGATCTCGTGCTGCAGGCAGACCGCGAGAATGTCGTCGGCCTCGATTTCCTGCATCTCGTTGTTGCGGTCGAGATAACGCACGCGCACCCGCGCCGGACGTTCCACGTCGTCATAGAAATCGGGCACCGACAGGCAGCCTTCCTGATAGACGTGGAGCTCTTCCGACGCCCACACGACCTCCGGATTGGCGAGCTGCAGCGGCTGCGGCTCCTCGCCCTCGCGGGCAACGTCGACCACGATGACGCGTTTCGGCACGGCGACCTGAATCGCGGCCAGACCGATGCCCGGTGCCGCGTACATGGTTTCGAGCATGTCGTCCATCAGCGTGCGGATTTCGTCGTCGACACGCTCGACCGGCTTGCAGACCTCGCGCAGGCGCGGATCGGGGACGATGATAATTTCACGTTTTGCCATGGCGTTGAAATAAGCAAGTCGATTGCGGGCGTCAATGAATCGGCGAGCTGGACGTTACCGAATGGTCGAAAAATAGCGTCGACTTGCGCAGGAAAGGCCGGGCTCCTCGGTGCATTCGTGCAGCGAGAAGAGGATGACCTCGGCACGCCCGATGACGTTTTCCATCGGCACAAAGCCCATGTCGTCGACAAACCGGCTGTCGGAAGAGTTGTCGCGATTGTCGCCCATCATGAAGAGATGGCCGGCGGGCACGCGATAAGGTCCGACATTGTCGGCGTTTCCGTTGTCGCGCTGTTCGAGGATGGCGTGGCGGCGTCCCTCGGGCAGCGCCTCCTCGAAGCGTCCCGCCGCAACCACGAAGCCATGGTCGTCGCGATAGCGGAACGTCTTTTCCAGCTGGCGCGGAAGGACCTTGCCGTTGACGGCGAGGCGTCCGCCAATCACGTCGACCCGGTCGCCGGGCAAGCCCACCACGCGCTTTATCATGGTCTCGCCGCTCTGCGGATGGCGGAACACGACAACGTCTCCCCGTTCCGGCAGGCGCGCGAAGATCCGCCCGTCGAGCGGCAATTCGAGCGAACCGAGCAATTCGGGCAAGGATGCCCGGCTGTAGCCGTAGGCGAACTTGTTGACGATGATACGATCGCCGACCTGAAGTGTCGGCAACATGCTCTCCGAGGGAATGAAATAGGAGGCGAAGGCGACCGTCTTGAAGACCAGCGCCAGGGCCAGCGCGGCGCCCAGCGTCTTTGCCGTATCGGCAAGCATTTTGAATATCTTACCCAAGACCCGGCCCTTCCGTCATCTCGCACCCGTCCTGCGACGTCGTTCGGCGATGGTTACCGCCAATTCTGGCAGCGATATGACAATAGCAGCGTTCGCGCGCGCTCGCCAACGAAGCAGCGCAGTCGCGCTTTTTGCCCGAATCGTTCTATGTTTGTTTCATGGACGCTATTCTCATTCAGATCGCCGGACGCCCCATCACGACCGGTGAAGTTGTTATTTTCGTCGCCGCCCTCGGGCTCGGGCTGTTGCTCGTTGCCGTCATCGCGCTTGTTCGCGGCGGACGGCAACGCGCGGCGAGCGAAGCGCTGGCGCAGGAACGGTCGCGCGAGCTGGAGAGCCATATCGAGGAGCTGATGCGCACCCAGGCGGAAATGACCGGGCGCATGCAGACCATGGCCGAGGTGTTCGGCAGCCGCCAGTCCGATCTCGGCAAGGCGCTGATGGAGCGGCTCGACGGCATGGGCCACCGGCTCGGTCGCTCGATGGCCGACACGACCCGCGACACGCACGACAATCTGCGCAAGCTGCACGAGCGGCTGGCCATCATCGACCGCGCCCAGCACACGATTTCCGACCTGTCGGGCCAGGTCACCGGACTGCAGCAGATCCTCGCCAACAAGCAGAGCCGCGGCGCCTTCGGCCAGGGCCGTATGGAGGCGATCATCTCCGATGCACTGCCGCCGGCGAGCTTTTCGTTCCAGGCGACGCTGACCAACGGCACCCGTCCCGACTGTCTCATTCACCTGCCGAACGACGCGCCGGCGCTGGTCATCGACGCGAAGTTCCCGCTTGAGGCCTTCAACCGGCTGAAGGAAGCGGAAACGCCGGAAGCAACCAAGGCGGCGCAGGCGCAGGTGCGGCGCGATGTCGGCAAGCATATACAGGACATTTCCGAGCGCTATTTCGTCACCGGCGAGACGCAGGACACCGCCTTCCTGTTCGTGCCCTCCGAGGCGCTGTTCGCCGATCTGCACGAGCATTTTTCCGATCTGATGCAGAAGGCCCACCGCTCACGCGTCGTCATCGTATCGCCATCGCTGCTGCTGTTGTCGATCCAGATCGTGCAGACGGTGTTGCGCGACGTGCGCATGCGCGAGGAAGCGCACATCATCCAGCGCGAGGTCGTGCGTCTCGTCGACGACGTCAATCGGCTGCGCGACCGTGTGCTGAACCTGCAGAAGCATTTCGGTCAGGCCAACCGCGATGTCGAGCAGATCCTGATTTCGAGCGACAAGATCACGACGCGTGGCGGCAAGATCGAGTCGATGGAGCTGGACGATACGCCGGCCGACAAATCCGGCAGCGCCGCCGTGCCGTTCAAACCCGTCGCCGGCAGCGCCGCCGAATAGCCGTATCGTTTCCCCTCCCCTTTTGCGGACAGTGTCATGAGCCTTCTGTTTTCCATTTCCGGCTGGGACGTCGAGACCTGGGCGGCGCATTTTCGCCGCCGCGCGCCGCAATACGACCTGCAGACGGGTCCCTTCGCCGAAGACCCGGCGCGCGTCGACTACGCGCTCGTTTGGAAGCCACCGCATGGCGCGCTGAAACAGCTTCCGAATTTGAAGGTGATCTTTTCACTCGGCGCCGGCGTCGATCACATCCTCTCCGATCCCGAGCTTCCCGACGTGCCGATCGTGCGCGTCGTCGACCCCGATCTCACCGGCCGCATGACCGAATGGGCGGTGTTCCACGTTCTGCTGCACCATCGGCGGCATCTGATGCTGGCCGAGGCGCAGACACGGCATGAATGGGCGAGTTTCACCCAGCCCGCCGCGCGCGACGTGCGGGTCGGCATCATGGGGCTCGGCGTGCTCGGCGCCGATGCCGGTCAGGCGCTGGCGCGGCTCGGCTTTCAGGTCGCCGGCTGGAGCCGCGGCAAGAAGGCGGTCGAAGGCGTCGAAACCTTCCATGGCGCGGACGGGCTCGGCGCCTTTCTTGTGCGCACTGACATCCTCGTCTCGCTGCTGCCGCTGACGCCGGACACGCGCGGCATCCTCAATGCCGACCTGTTCAAGCAGCTCGCCCGCGACGGCGCGATGCCGGGCCCGGTGCTGATCAATGCCGGGCGCGGCGAGACCCAGCGCGAGGACGATATCCTTGCAGCACTTGCCAACGGCACGCTTCACGCGGCGAGCCTCGACGTGTTCTCGACCGAGCCGCTGCCCGCCGATCACCCACTGTGGGACCACCCCCGCGTGGTGATTTCGCCGCACAACGCCGCCGACAGCGACCCGGATCGCCTGTCCGGCTATGTGCTCGACCAGATCGCCAGCTTCGAGGCCGGCAGGGGTCTGACCAACGTCATCGACCGTACCGCCGGGTACTGATCTGGTCGGCAAAGCGGATTCCACTCTTTCGTTGGCGCGAAAAACCTGACAAAACGGGCCGGACAGATCGATCCGACACTGGTTGCGCGCGGACAGACGCGACCGGCAAAGCAAAAAATTCGAGGTGTGAAATGCCCCCCTATCGCTCGCGTACGTCGACCCATGGCCGCAACATGGCCGGAGCCCGCGGCCTGTGGCGCGCGACCGGCATGCAGGACGAGGATTTCGGCAAGCCGATCATCGCCATCGCGAACTCCTTCACCCAGTTCGTGCCGGGCCATGTGCACCTCAAGGACCTCGGCCAGCTGGTTGCCGAGCAGGTCGAGAAGGCCGGCGGCGTCGCCAAGGAGTTCAACACCATCGCGGTCGATGACGGCATCGCCATGGGGCATGACGGCATGCTCTATTCGCTGCCCTCGCGCGAGATCATCGCCGACAGCGTCGAGTACATGGTCAACGCCCACTGCGCCGACGCGATCGTGTGCATCTCCAATTGCGATAAGATCACGCCGGGCATGCTGATGGCCGCGATGCGCCTCAACATTCCCGTCGTGTTCGTCTCCGGCGGGCCGATGGAAGCCGGCAAGGTGGAACTTGAGGACGGCAAGGAAGTCGCGCTCGATCTGGTCGACGCCATGGTGGCGGCCGCCGACGACAAGATTTCCGACAATCTGGTTGCGGCCATCGAGCGCTCGGCCTGCCCGACCTGCGGCTCGTGCTCGGGCATGTTCACGGCCAATTCGATGAACTGCCTGACCGAAGCGCTCGGCCTCGCACTGCCGGGCAACGGCTCGATGCTGGCGACCCATGCCGACCGCGAACGGCTGTTCGTCGAAGCCGGCCACCTGATCGTCGACCTCGCCAAGCGTTATTACGAGCAGGACGACGACAGCGTGCTGCCGCGCTCGATCGCCTCGTTCACGGCGTTCTGCAACGCCATGACGCTCGACATCGCCATGGGCGGCTCGACCAACACGGTGCTGCACCTTCTCGCCGCCGCGCAGGAGGGCCAGGTCGATTTCACCATGGAAAACATCGACGCCCTGTCGCGCAAGGTGCCGGTGCTGTGCAAGGTCGCGCCGTCGGTCTCCGACGTGCATATGGAAGACGTCCACCGCGCTGGCGGCATCATGGGCATCCTCGGTGAACTCGACCGCGCCGGGCTGATCGATGCGAGCCTGCCGACCGTGCATGCGGCAACCATGAAGGACGCGCTGGAACGCTGGGACGTGACGCGCACCACCAGCAACGCGGTGCACGAGTTCTATTCCGCCGCGCCCGGCGGCGTGCCGAGCGTGACCGCCTTTTCGCAGTCCAAGCGCTACGCCGAGGGTGTCGACACCGACCGCGAGAACGGCGTCATCCGCGACAAGGCGCATGCCTTCTCGCAGGACGGCGGTCTTGCGGTGCTGTTCGGCAACATCGCGCTCGACGGCTGCATCGTGAAGACGGCCGGCGTCGACGCCTCGATCCTGACCTTCTCCGGCCCCGCCTATATCTGCGAGAGCCAGGACCAGGCGGTCAGCGACATCCTGACCGGCAAGGTCAAGGAAGGCGACGTGGTGCTGATCCGCTACGAGGGTCCGAAGGGCGGCCCGGGCATGCAGGAAATGCTCTATCCGACGAGCTATCTGAAGTCGAAGGGCCTCGGCAAGGCCTGTGCGCTCATCACCGACGGCCGTTTCTCGGGCGGCACGTCCGGGCTTTCCATCGGCCATTGCTCGCCGGAAGCCGCCGAGGGCGGCACCATCGGCCTCGTCGAGCACGGCGACACGATCTTCATCGATATTCCGAACCGCATCATCCGCGTTGAGGTCAGCGACGAAGAGCTGGCTACCCGCCGCGAGAAGATGGACGCGAAGGGCGCTGCCGCCTGGCAGCCGGAGAAGCCGCGCAAGCGTCATGTCACATCCGCGCTGAAGGCCTATGCGGCGCTGACGACGAGCGCGGCGCGCGGTGCCGTGCGCGACGTGGAGCAGCTTTCGCGCAAGTAGGTTTGGCGTTTACGGGAACACGAAAAGCGGCGGGCGCAGGTCCGCCGTTTTTTGTTGGTGCGCCCTACCCGCGATCTGGCGCTTTCACGGCACCATTTGTGTCGCTAAGTCCCCCCTACAAACACTCCCCCTCGTCATCCTCCGGCTTGAACTGGAGGATCGTTCTCTACTCGCACGGGCGTGCACTGTTGCGCCCAACAAACGTCTCTGTTCGCCCGTGGAGCAAATCCGCACCGTCCGTGGGTGTCGCGGGCCGATCCTCCGGTCAAGCCGGAGGATGACGTGAGCGGGGGGAAGAGCCAATTCCTGAGCCGCACCGGCATACCGTTCCGAGAGGGGCAATAGCCCCCGGATCAAGTCCGGGGTGACGCGGAGCGAATGCCGTTCTTAGCCACGAGCCAGAACCAAACGGCTCGTTACGAAGTCTGACCCTAAAGCCGCCGCACGGCGGTCACGGGGCTGCCGGAGGCGGCGATGCGGGTGACGGCGTCGTCGAGCGGTTCGATGGCGACGGCCATGAAGAAGCCGCTCGCGTGCAACAGTCGCGTGTCGTCGAGCATGATGCCGACATGGCCCTTCCAGAAGACGAGGTCGCCGCGCTGCAGCGACGGCAGGCCGGCGGAGATATCGAGCTGATCGCCGAAGCCCGCCTCCTGCATGTCGGAATCGCGCGGCGCGGCGATGCCGGCCTCGGCGGCGGCCAGTTGCACCAGCGCCGAGCAGTCGAGGCCGAAACTGGTGCGCCCGCCCCAGCGATAGGGCGTGCCGACGAAGCTCTCGGCGACCGCGACCCAGTCGTCCGCCTTGTGATCGAGCGGCACGAGGTGTTTGGCGGCGACGGCGCTGCCGTCGGGCAGGATCGCGTATTCGAGATCGCGCACCGTCTGCGTCGAAACAACCGTGACCCGCGACCCCATCGAAATGAGCCCGCGCGGCGGCAGCTTCAGCTCGGCCATCGGATAGCGATAGGTCCGCAGCACCGCGACGCGATGGGTCGGTTCGGGTGCGAAAGGTCCGAGCGCATCGGCCGGCAGCCAGCCGACATATTCGTCGGTGCCGGCCTGGCCCCAGACCCAGCCTTCCGGCGTGCGGTCATAGATTGTGACGGTTTCGCCGAAGAGGAGTTCGGTGTCGATGGAGCGGTCGGCGCGCGGCTCGGGGCGCATCGGCGTTGCATCGGCCACCACCCGCAGCGTCTCGCCAACGGCGTAGCGGTCGGCGGTGACGGTGCCGCGCAGATGTTCGGCGGCCAGATCGGGACGGGCCGGAACGAGCCTGCGGTCAAAAGCCTTCATCGCGGCAACTCCCGTGCCTTGTCGACGACCAGATCGCCGAGCTTTTCCAGATAAAGCGCGCCCTCAAGCGTGCGCTGGATGACGACATTGCGCCGATCGGCCTCATCGCGGCGGCGCGACAAGAGCTTCATGTGCCCCATCGTGTCGAGCGCGCGGGTGATCGCCGGCTTGGTGACACCGAGCTTCTCAGCCAGCCCGCGCACGGTGTGCGGCGGTGCCTCGAGATAGACGGTGAGCAGGATGGTCAACTGGCGGGCGCTCAGATCCTGATCGCCGTCGCGGACCAGCGCCAGATTGACGTCATGCATCAGTTTCAGCGCCTGGGAGGGGCGCATCTCGACAGCCATGGCAACGAACACTCACTCGGCCGCCGGCGCGCGGCAGCGATACGCGGAACAGGGAAGCACTCCGAAATTCGTTTCGGAGCCGATATCATTATGCCCGAGACGAGCACTCTGGCAAGGTTGGCGCTTTGAGACCTGCCCCGGCTATTTGCCGTAGCGCTCTTTCAGCATCGCGTAGAGGGCGCGGATCGCCTGGCCCTCGCCGCCTTCTGGCTTGCCGGGCTTTGCCGTCGGAGTCCAGCCGTAGATATCGAAATGAGCCCAGCTTCTGGCGTGTTCGACGAAGCGGGACAGGAACAGGGCGGCGGTGACGGATCCGGCAAACGGCGCCGAGGTGATGTGATTGATATCGGCGATCTTGGAATCCATCATCTTCAGATAGGGCTTCCACAGCGGCATGCGCCAGAGCGGATCGGCGACGGCAACGGAGGCCTTTTCGATGGCGCCGGCAAGCGCATCGTCGTCTGTGTAGAAGGGCGGCAGGTCGGGCCCGAGCGCGACGCGGGCAGCGCCCGTCAGGGTGGCGAGGTCGAGCATCAGGTCCGGGTGCTCCTCATCGCCAAGCGCCAGCGCATCAGCGAGGATCAACCGGCCTTCGGCGTCGGTGTTGCCGATCTCGACATTGAGGCCCTTGCGGCTCGGCAGCACGTCGCCGGGGCGGAAGGCGTTGCCGGAGATGGAATTCTCGACCGCCGGGATCAGAACGCGCAGACGCACCGGCAGCTCGGCATCCATGATCATGGTGGCAAGGCCGAGCACGTTCGCCGCACCGCCCATATCCTTCTTCATCAGCGCCATGGCCGAGCCCGGCTTGATGTCGAGGCCACCGCTATCAAAGCACACACCCTTGCCGACGAGGGTGACTTTGGGGTGATCAGGATTGCCCCAAGCGAGATCGACGAGGCGGGGATGGCGGCTCGAGGCCTTGCCGACGGCGTGCACCATCGGCAGGTTTTCGGCCAGAAGGTCCTCGCCGACGATGACCCGGTCGGTGCCGCCATAGGCGACCACCGTGTCGATCGCCGCGTCGGCGAGTTCGACCGGTCCGAGGTCGTTGGCCGGAATGTTGATCAGATCGCGGGCGAGCGCCACGCCTTTGGCGATGCGGACCACCTCATCGCGGTCGACATAGCCCGGCGTGACGAGACGCACACCCTTGTCGGTGCGCTTGCGGTAGCGGTCGAAACGGTAGGCGGACAACAGGAAGCCGAGCGCGGCGCGGCCGGCATCGACCGCCTCACCTTCGAGCCGGTAGGTACCCGCCGGCAGATCGGTCGCCAGCTTGCCGAGCAGGAACGGGTCCTCCTCGCCATGCCCCTTGCCGAGCCCGAACAGAACGCCGGCAAGCGCGCCATCCTCGCCGGCGAGCCGCAGCATGGAGCCGGCCTCGGCCTTGAAGCCGTTGGCCGCCACCCAGCCGGCAACCGACGGCGATGCGTCGCCGAGATAGCGCTCCAGACCGTCGGTCGAAACGCAGGTGACCGGAACGCTGGCGACGGAGGCGTCGGGGGCAAGAAGGATATCGGGCGCAAGGCTATCGGACACGGGCGCAACTCTCTGATTGGACGCGAAAAAGGCTGTGCGGAGGCGGGGCCGGGCATCGGTCGTGGTGCCAGCGGCAAGGCCAGCCAACCGCATGGCGAACCACCTCGACGATGGTACTCGCCGCGCTGCCAGCGTGCAACGCGAGGGCGACGAGATTACGGCAAAAGACGAGACCTTTGCTGCCTGTCTACGGTGGCCCGGAGCACGCCTTCGCGGCCGTTTTAACGAACTATTAGGGTTAACAGACTATTGCTGCGAGGGACGGCGACCGCCTGCGTCGCCTGCAAACGGCCGGAGCCCGACATGCCGAATCTCTCGATCCGCTCCTTCGCAAATTCGCTGGCGCTGCGCAGCGCGCTCGTGCCGATCGTCCTTGCGGTCGGTCTTGCCGCCTGTTCGACGACGAAGAAGTCGTCGGTCGGCGCGCATGGCGGCGCCGCGATCAGCCAGGGCGCCAGTTATTCGAGCGAGCAGATCCGCCAGGCAGTTCAACAGTGGGGCAACAAATACGAAGCGAGCCCCGACGACCGTAATGTGGCGCTCAATTATGCAGCCGCGCTTCGTCTCAACGATCAGATCGATCAGGCCGTCGCCGTGCTGCGCAAGGCGATGATCAAGCACACCAAGGACCGCGAGGTGGCGGCGGCCTATGGCAAGGCGCTCGCGGCTAAGGGGCAGTTCGACGAAGCGCTCCGGGTCATCCGCTCCGCGCACACCGACGACCGGCCGGACTGGCGCCTGCTGTCGGCGGAAGGCGCCATTCTCGATCAGATCGGCAAGAATGCCGAAGCCCGCCGGCAATACGGCCAGGCTCTCAAGATCGTGCCGAACGAACCGTCCGTGCTCAACAATTTCGGCCTGTCCTACGCGCTGACCGGCGATCTCACCCAGGCGGAGAAGGTATTGCGGCAGGCCGCGGCGCAGCCCGGTGCCGACAGCCGCGTCCGCCAGAACCTCGCTCTCGTGCTCGGCCTTCAGGGCAAGTTCCAGGAAGCCGAACGAGTGGCGCTGAACGAACTGGAGCCGGCCCAGGCGGAAGCCAATATCGCCTATCTGCGCGGCATGCTGAGCCAGCGCAACACTTGGAACGACATCAAGGCGCAGGACAAGAAGAAGAAAAACCGCAGCTGATTTTCAGCTGGCCGTCCTTCGGAACAGCCCCTCAGCCAACGGAAAACAAAACCGGCCGCATCGCCTGCGGCCGGTTTTTCGTTCGAGGTCTGCGGTCCCGGGTCTGCCGTTCCAGGGTCTGACTTTCCAGGGCCTGCCGGGATGGGATTCGTTCGGAGCCCCTGCCCGGCCTGATACGGCTACATGTTCATGATCTGAATGATCGCCGGGCCCATGATGACGGCGAACAGCACCGGCAGGAAGAACACGATCATCGGCACGGTGAGTTTCGGCGGCAGCGCAGCGGCCTTCTTCTCGGCCTCGGCCATGCGCATTTCGCGGTTCTCGTCGGCCATGATGCGCAATGACTGGGCAAGCGGCGTGCCATAGCGTTCGGCCTGGATCAGCGCGGTCGTTACCGCCTTGACGCCGTCAAGACCGGTGCGAATGGCGAGGTTTTCATAGGCCTGCCGGCGGTCTTCGAGATAGGACAATTCGGCCGTTGCCAGCGTCAGCTCTTCCGCGAGCGGCACTGAAGCGACGCCGATTTCCTCCGACACCTTGCGGAAGCCCGCCTCGATCGACATGCCCGATTCCACGCAGATCAGCATCAGGTCGAGCGCATCCGGCCAGGCGCGGCGGATGGAGAGCTGACGTTTCTGAATGACGTTCGAGATGAACAGGTTCGGCAGATAGAAGCCGACCAGCGCGATCAGAACCGCAAGCGAGAATTTCAGGCCGGCCGGCTGCTGGCTCGCATGCATGACGACGAACAGATAGAAGAGCGCCAGCATGAACATGATAAAGGGCGCGACGAAGCGGGCGAACAGGAACACCACCATCGGCGCCTGGCCGCGGTAACCGGCCATCTTCAGACGATTGCCGGTCTCGTCGTCGGACAAGGCGCGGCGCAGGTTGAAGCGGTCGACCAGCTTCTGCATGTAGTCCTTCGGCTTCGGCCGAAGATTGACCTGCTTTTCCTGCTGCAGCCGCAGACGCTCGCGCGCCCGGATCTTGTCGCGTTCGATGGCGACCGTCTTCATGCGCGACTGGAACTGGTCACGCTCGAGCAGCGGCAGCGCCACCGTCAGAATGGTCGCGGCAACGGCGATCGCGGTGACCGCCATCAGCAGGAACTGGCTGTTGGTGAGGAGTTCGGCAATGTCGGAAAGCATGCTTTCGTCCCCCGCTAGAAGTCGAAGTTGATCATCTTGCGCATCATCAGGACGCCCATCAGCATCCACATCCCGGCGCCGCCGAGAATGAGGTTGCCGGTGGTGGTCGTGAACAGCGTCATGATGTAGCCGGGGGTGGTGAAGAACACGAGCAGCATGACGATCAGCGGCAGCGAGCCGATGATGGCAGCCGAGGCCTTCGCCTCCTGACTCATGGCGATGATCTTGCCCTGCAGCTTCTTGCGATCGCGCAGCACCTTGGAGAGGTTGCCGAGCGCTTCCGACAGGCTGCCGCCGGCCTGTTGCTGGATGGCAATGACGATGGCGAAGAAGTTCGCCTCTTGCAGCGGCATGCCTTCATAGATGCGACCGACGGCTTCATGCAGCGGAACGCCCATCTGCTGCGCCTCGAGGATGCGACGGAACTCGCCGCGCACCGGCTCTTTCGCCTCCTGGGCGATGATGCGCAGGCAGTCGCCGAGCGGCAGGCCCGCCTTGACACCACGCACGATGACGTCGACCGAATTCGGAAACTCGGTCAGAAAGGCCTTCTGGCGCCGTTTGCGCATGAACTTGATCAGCCAGTTCGGGAAGCCGAAGGCACCAACGACCGCGATCCCGCCGGCCACGAGAAGCGGTGCACCGGCAACGAGGCCGAGTATGAAACCAACAACTCCGCAAATGGCGCTGATGATGAAGAATTTCGGTTTAGACCAGGTCAGCCCGGCCTGGCGGAGACGCAAAGCAAGCGGCGGCGAAGCGTTTTTCTTCTTCTGCGCCTTCTGCTTTTCCTCCATTTCCTTGAGGGTTTCCTGCACCGAACGGCGCCGCTGGCGGCCGTCGCTCTTGGCGACCTGAGCGGCCAGGCCCGGTGTCTTGCGGACTTTTTCGACACGCTTGCGGCCGCGGGTCTCGCCGGTGATCGCAGGGGCGACCAGCGCGTAGATGATGGCGCCGACGCTGAACGTCACCAGGACAACGATCGCCAGAACGGTAGTGCTCACGCCGAACATCGATGCGCCCCTCAGACCATGCCCGGCTGTTCGCCGGTATCGGCGGCATCAAGCGCCGCGGCAAGACGGTTCTCTTCGCCGAAGTAGCGCGCCCGATCCCAGAAATAGGGCCGGCCGACGCCGGTCGAGCGGTGACGGCCGACGATCTTGCCCTGCGCATCCTCGCCCATCATGTCGTAGACGAAGAGGTCCTGGGTGATGATGACGTCGCCTTCCATGCCGACCACTTCGGTGATGTGGGTGATGCGGCGCGAACCGTCGCGCAGGCGCGAGGCCTGGACGATGACGTCGACGGAGGAGACGATCATTTCGCGCACGGTGCGGGACGGCAGGTTGTAGCCGCCCATGGCGATCATCGATTCCATACGGGCGAGGCATTCGCGCGGGCTGTTGGCGTGGATGGTGCCCATCGATCCGTCGTGACCCGTGTTCATGGCCTGCAACAGGTCGAACACCTCGGGTCCGCGCACTTCGCCGACGATGATGCGCTCGGGGCGCATACGCAGGCAGTTCTTGACCAGGTCGCGCATGGTCACCTCGCCCTCGCCTTCGATATTGGGCGGGCGGGTTTCAAGGCGGACCACATGCGGCTGCTGCAGCTGCAGTTCCGCGGAGTCCTCGCAGGTGATGATGCGTTCGTCGGTGTCGATATAGCGGGTCAGGCAGTTGAGCAGCGTCGTCTTGCCCGAACCGGTACCGCCGGAAATCACCGTGTTGCAGCGGACCCGGCCGACGATCTGCAGAATGGTCGAGCCTTCCGGCGAGATCGAGCCGAAATTGACCAACTGATCGAGGGTCAGCTTGTCCTTCTTGAACTTACGAATGGTCAGTGCGGGACCATCGATGGCAAGCGGCGGCGCGATGACGTTGACACGAGAGCCGTCGGGCAGGCGCGCGTCGCAGATCGGACTCGATTCATCGACGCGGCGGCCGACCTGGCTGACGATCCGCTGGCAGATGTTCATCAGCTGCTGATTGTCACGGAACCGGATCGGCGTATCGGTCACCTTGCCGGCGACTTCGATGTAGGTGATGTCGGCGCCGTTGACCATGATGTCGGCGATGTCGTCGCGCGCAAGCAGCGGCTCCAGCGGACCGTAGCCGAGCACGTCGTTGACGATATCCTCGAGCAGTTCCTCCTGTTCGGAGATCGACATGACGACATTTTTCAGCGCGATGATCTCGCTGACGACGTCACGGATTTCCTCACGCGCCGATTCCTGGTCGAGCTTGGCGAGCTGCGACAGGTCGATGGTGTC of Hyphomicrobiales bacterium contains these proteins:
- a CDS encoding peptide deformylase, which codes for MAKREIIIVPDPRLREVCKPVERVDDEIRTLMDDMLETMYAAPGIGLAAIQVAVPKRVIVVDVAREGEEPQPLQLANPEVVWASEELHVYQEGCLSVPDFYDDVERPARVRVRYLDRNNEMQEIEADDILAVCLQHEIDHLDGALFIDYLSKLKRDRVVKKFQKQARLSQKVATSRGAA
- a CDS encoding DNA recombination protein RmuC, producing MDAILIQIAGRPITTGEVVIFVAALGLGLLLVAVIALVRGGRQRAASEALAQERSRELESHIEELMRTQAEMTGRMQTMAEVFGSRQSDLGKALMERLDGMGHRLGRSMADTTRDTHDNLRKLHERLAIIDRAQHTISDLSGQVTGLQQILANKQSRGAFGQGRMEAIISDALPPASFSFQATLTNGTRPDCLIHLPNDAPALVIDAKFPLEAFNRLKEAETPEATKAAQAQVRRDVGKHIQDISERYFVTGETQDTAFLFVPSEALFADLHEHFSDLMQKAHRSRVVIVSPSLLLLSIQIVQTVLRDVRMREEAHIIQREVVRLVDDVNRLRDRVLNLQKHFGQANRDVEQILISSDKITTRGGKIESMELDDTPADKSGSAAVPFKPVAGSAAE
- a CDS encoding glyoxylate/hydroxypyruvate reductase A; the protein is MSLLFSISGWDVETWAAHFRRRAPQYDLQTGPFAEDPARVDYALVWKPPHGALKQLPNLKVIFSLGAGVDHILSDPELPDVPIVRVVDPDLTGRMTEWAVFHVLLHHRRHLMLAEAQTRHEWASFTQPAARDVRVGIMGLGVLGADAGQALARLGFQVAGWSRGKKAVEGVETFHGADGLGAFLVRTDILVSLLPLTPDTRGILNADLFKQLARDGAMPGPVLINAGRGETQREDDILAALANGTLHAASLDVFSTEPLPADHPLWDHPRVVISPHNAADSDPDRLSGYVLDQIASFEAGRGLTNVIDRTAGY
- a CDS encoding MarR family transcriptional regulator, whose product is MAVEMRPSQALKLMHDVNLALVRDGDQDLSARQLTILLTVYLEAPPHTVRGLAEKLGVTKPAITRALDTMGHMKLLSRRRDEADRRNVVIQRTLEGALYLEKLGDLVVDKARELPR
- a CDS encoding dihydroxy-acid dehydratase; translated protein: MPPYRSRTSTHGRNMAGARGLWRATGMQDEDFGKPIIAIANSFTQFVPGHVHLKDLGQLVAEQVEKAGGVAKEFNTIAVDDGIAMGHDGMLYSLPSREIIADSVEYMVNAHCADAIVCISNCDKITPGMLMAAMRLNIPVVFVSGGPMEAGKVELEDGKEVALDLVDAMVAAADDKISDNLVAAIERSACPTCGSCSGMFTANSMNCLTEALGLALPGNGSMLATHADRERLFVEAGHLIVDLAKRYYEQDDDSVLPRSIASFTAFCNAMTLDIAMGGSTNTVLHLLAAAQEGQVDFTMENIDALSRKVPVLCKVAPSVSDVHMEDVHRAGGIMGILGELDRAGLIDASLPTVHAATMKDALERWDVTRTTSNAVHEFYSAAPGGVPSVTAFSQSKRYAEGVDTDRENGVIRDKAHAFSQDGGLAVLFGNIALDGCIVKTAGVDASILTFSGPAYICESQDQAVSDILTGKVKEGDVVLIRYEGPKGGPGMQEMLYPTSYLKSKGLGKACALITDGRFSGGTSGLSIGHCSPEAAEGGTIGLVEHGDTIFIDIPNRIIRVEVSDEELATRREKMDAKGAAAWQPEKPRKRHVTSALKAYAALTTSAARGAVRDVEQLSRK
- the lepB gene encoding signal peptidase I; amino-acid sequence: MLADTAKTLGAALALALVFKTVAFASYFIPSESMLPTLQVGDRIIVNKFAYGYSRASLPELLGSLELPLDGRIFARLPERGDVVVFRHPQSGETMIKRVVGLPGDRVDVIGGRLAVNGKVLPRQLEKTFRYRDDHGFVVAAGRFEEALPEGRRHAILEQRDNGNADNVGPYRVPAGHLFMMGDNRDNSSDSRFVDDMGFVPMENVIGRAEVILFSLHECTEEPGLSCASRRYFSTIR
- a CDS encoding glycoside hydrolase encodes the protein MKAFDRRLVPARPDLAAEHLRGTVTADRYAVGETLRVVADATPMRPEPRADRSIDTELLFGETVTIYDRTPEGWVWGQAGTDEYVGWLPADALGPFAPEPTHRVAVLRTYRYPMAELKLPPRGLISMGSRVTVVSTQTVRDLEYAILPDGSAVAAKHLVPLDHKADDWVAVAESFVGTPYRWGGRTSFGLDCSALVQLAAAEAGIAAPRDSDMQEAGFGDQLDISAGLPSLQRGDLVFWKGHVGIMLDDTRLLHASGFFMAVAIEPLDDAVTRIAASGSPVTAVRRL